Proteins from a genomic interval of Kitasatospora kifunensis:
- a CDS encoding leucyl aminopeptidase encodes MTALSVSTSSAAALRADAVVIGVAKGPKGLVVASGAEALVEAFEGKLADLLATLGATGAEGETVKLAAPAGLKAGFVLAVGLGEATEAGYSEETLRRAAGVAARTLAGAKKAALALPAESAEQVEAVALGGLLGAYDFTVYRTTEGGKEPVGELVVLTGRKGSKEAKAGLERATVLGEEMNRARDLINTPPNDLHPKAFAAIAQAAGKEHGIKVEVLDEKALAKGGFGGILGVGTGSANPPRLVKLAYTHPKAKATLAFVGKGITYDSGGISLKPAGHNETMKCDMSGAAAVFAAVVAAKRLGLAVNVTGWLALAENMPSGTATRPGDVLRMYGGKTVEVLNTDAEGRLVLADAIVRAGEENPDAIVDVATLTGAMVMALGNRTFGVMANTDAFRDRLHATAGRAGEQSWPMPLPAELRKGMDSPVADLANMGERMGGGLTAGIFLKEFVADGIEWGHLDIAGPAFHEAAPFGYTPKGGTGSAVRTLVQLAQETAQG; translated from the coding sequence GTGACTGCATTGTCTGTGAGCACCTCCTCCGCCGCCGCGCTTCGCGCGGATGCCGTGGTGATCGGCGTTGCGAAGGGGCCCAAGGGCCTGGTGGTCGCCTCCGGCGCGGAGGCGCTGGTCGAGGCGTTCGAGGGCAAGCTGGCCGACCTGCTGGCGACCCTGGGCGCCACCGGCGCCGAGGGCGAGACGGTGAAGCTGGCGGCTCCCGCCGGCCTCAAGGCCGGCTTCGTGCTGGCCGTCGGCCTCGGTGAGGCCACCGAGGCGGGCTACTCCGAGGAGACGCTGCGCCGGGCCGCCGGGGTTGCCGCGCGCACCCTGGCCGGGGCGAAGAAGGCGGCCCTGGCGCTGCCGGCCGAGTCGGCCGAGCAGGTCGAGGCCGTGGCTCTTGGCGGCCTGCTGGGCGCCTACGACTTCACCGTCTACCGCACCACCGAGGGTGGCAAGGAGCCGGTCGGCGAGCTGGTCGTGCTGACCGGCCGCAAGGGCAGCAAGGAGGCCAAGGCCGGCCTCGAGCGCGCCACCGTGCTCGGCGAGGAGATGAACCGGGCCCGCGACCTGATCAACACCCCGCCGAACGACCTGCACCCGAAGGCCTTCGCCGCCATCGCGCAGGCCGCCGGCAAGGAGCACGGCATCAAGGTCGAGGTGCTGGACGAGAAGGCGCTGGCCAAGGGCGGCTTCGGCGGCATCCTCGGCGTCGGCACCGGCTCGGCCAACCCGCCCCGGCTGGTCAAGCTGGCCTACACCCACCCGAAGGCCAAGGCCACGCTGGCCTTCGTCGGCAAGGGCATCACCTACGACTCGGGCGGCATCTCGCTCAAGCCGGCCGGCCACAACGAGACCATGAAGTGCGACATGTCCGGCGCCGCCGCCGTGTTCGCCGCCGTGGTCGCCGCCAAGCGCCTGGGCCTGGCCGTCAACGTCACCGGCTGGCTGGCGCTGGCCGAGAACATGCCCTCGGGCACCGCCACCCGCCCCGGCGACGTGCTGCGGATGTACGGCGGCAAGACCGTCGAGGTGCTCAACACCGACGCCGAGGGCCGCCTGGTGCTGGCCGACGCGATCGTGCGGGCCGGCGAGGAGAACCCGGACGCGATCGTCGACGTGGCCACCCTGACCGGCGCCATGGTGATGGCGCTGGGCAACCGCACCTTCGGTGTGATGGCCAACACCGACGCCTTCCGCGACCGGCTGCACGCCACCGCCGGGCGCGCGGGCGAGCAGTCCTGGCCGATGCCGCTGCCGGCCGAACTGCGCAAGGGCATGGACTCGCCGGTGGCCGACCTGGCCAACATGGGCGAGCGGATGGGTGGCGGCCTGACGGCCGGCATCTTCCTCAAGGAGTTCGTGGCCGACGGCATCGAGTGGGGCCACCTGGACATCGCGGGGCCGGCGTTCCACGAGGCCGCGCCGTTCGGCTACACCCCCAAGGGCGGCACCGGCAGCGCGGTGCGCACCCTGGTGCAGCTCGCGCAGGAGACCGCGCAGGGCTGA
- a CDS encoding DUF3043 domain-containing protein, whose product MFRRRSDDSPSSATVLAEQDDAPVSRDPQAPKGRPTPKRSEAEANRRTRVTVPKDRKEAAKQSRERLRAEREKQRLALLNGDERALPARDKGPVRRFTRDYMDSRWSLAEFFLPFAVVILVLSVLRVPALQLLSTLLFALFLVLVIVDFLRLGLGLRKSLANRFPDESHRGAVGYGLMRNLQMRRLRLPKPQVKRGEHP is encoded by the coding sequence GTGTTCCGACGCCGTTCAGATGATTCCCCCTCCTCCGCCACCGTGCTGGCCGAGCAGGACGACGCGCCCGTCAGCCGCGATCCGCAGGCTCCCAAGGGCCGTCCGACGCCCAAGCGCAGCGAGGCCGAGGCCAACCGGCGCACCCGGGTGACGGTCCCCAAGGACCGCAAGGAGGCCGCCAAGCAGTCGCGCGAGCGGCTGCGGGCCGAGCGCGAGAAGCAGCGCCTGGCGCTGCTCAACGGCGACGAGCGCGCGCTGCCGGCCCGTGACAAGGGCCCGGTGCGCCGCTTCACCCGCGACTACATGGACTCGCGCTGGTCGCTGGCCGAGTTCTTCCTGCCGTTCGCCGTGGTGATCCTGGTTCTCAGTGTGCTGCGGGTGCCGGCCCTGCAGCTGCTCTCCACGCTGCTCTTCGCCCTCTTCCTGGTGCTGGTCATCGTCGACTTCCTGCGCCTGGGCCTGGGCCTGCGCAAGTCGCTGGCGAACCGGTTCCCGGACGAGAGCCACCGTGGCGCGGTCGGCTACGGCCTGATGCGCAACCTGCAGATGCGCCGGCTGCGGCTGCCCAAGCCGCAGGTGAAGCGGGGCGAGCACCCCTGA
- the lpdA gene encoding dihydrolipoyl dehydrogenase: protein MANDASTVFDVVILGGGSGGYAAALRAAQLGLSVALIEKGELGGTCLHRGCIPTKALLHAAEIADETKEAAEFGVLATFQGIDINGVHKYKDDVIAGLYKGLQGLVASRKVHFIQGEGRLSSPTSVDVNGQRVEGRHIVLATGSVPKSLPGLAIDGDRVISSDHALKLDRIPQSAVILGGGVIGVEFASVWKSFGVDVTIVEALPHLVPLEDENSSKLLERAFRKRGIKFELKARFSGVEYTETGVRVSTENGKQIDADLLLVAIGRGPVSAGLGYEEAGVAMDRGYVLVDEYMRTNVPTISAVGDLAPTLQLAHVGFAEGILVAERLAGLKAVPIDYDGVPRVTYSNPEVASVGISEAKAVELYGKDKVVTLKYNLAGNGKSKILKTAGEIKLVQVKDGAVVGVHMVGARMGEQVGEAQLIYNWEALPAEVAQLIHAHPTQSEALGEAHLALAGKPLHAHD from the coding sequence GTGGCGAACGACGCCAGCACCGTTTTCGACGTAGTCATTCTCGGAGGCGGAAGCGGCGGTTACGCCGCGGCGCTCCGCGCCGCTCAGCTGGGTCTGAGCGTGGCCCTGATCGAGAAGGGCGAGTTGGGCGGTACCTGCCTGCACCGGGGCTGCATCCCCACCAAGGCGCTGCTGCACGCCGCCGAGATCGCCGACGAGACCAAGGAAGCCGCCGAGTTCGGCGTGCTGGCGACCTTCCAGGGCATCGACATCAACGGCGTCCACAAGTACAAGGACGACGTGATCGCCGGCCTGTACAAGGGTCTGCAGGGCCTGGTCGCCTCCCGCAAGGTGCACTTCATCCAGGGCGAGGGCCGGCTCTCCTCGCCGACCTCGGTGGACGTGAACGGCCAGCGGGTCGAGGGCCGCCACATCGTGCTCGCCACCGGCTCCGTGCCGAAGTCGCTGCCGGGCCTGGCCATCGACGGCGACCGGGTCATCTCCTCCGACCACGCCCTCAAGCTCGACCGCATCCCGCAGTCCGCCGTCATCCTCGGCGGTGGCGTGATCGGCGTCGAGTTCGCCTCGGTCTGGAAGTCCTTCGGCGTCGACGTCACCATCGTCGAGGCCCTGCCGCACCTGGTTCCGCTGGAGGACGAGAACTCCTCCAAGCTGCTGGAGCGGGCCTTCCGCAAGCGCGGCATCAAGTTCGAGCTCAAGGCTCGCTTCTCCGGCGTGGAGTACACCGAGACCGGTGTGCGGGTCTCCACCGAGAACGGCAAGCAGATCGACGCCGACCTGCTGCTGGTCGCCATCGGCCGCGGCCCCGTCTCGGCGGGCCTGGGCTACGAGGAGGCCGGGGTCGCGATGGACCGCGGCTACGTCCTGGTCGACGAGTACATGCGCACCAACGTGCCCACCATCTCGGCGGTCGGCGACCTGGCCCCGACCCTGCAGCTGGCGCACGTCGGCTTCGCCGAGGGCATCCTGGTCGCCGAGCGGCTGGCCGGCCTGAAGGCCGTGCCGATCGACTACGACGGCGTGCCGCGGGTCACCTACTCCAACCCCGAGGTCGCCTCGGTCGGCATCTCCGAGGCCAAGGCCGTGGAGCTGTACGGCAAGGACAAGGTCGTCACGCTCAAGTACAACCTGGCCGGCAACGGCAAGAGCAAGATCCTCAAGACCGCCGGCGAGATCAAGCTCGTCCAGGTCAAGGACGGCGCCGTGGTGGGTGTCCACATGGTCGGCGCCCGCATGGGTGAGCAGGTGGGCGAAGCCCAGCTCATCTACAACTGGGAGGCGCTGCCCGCCGAGGTCGCGCAGCTCATCCACGCCCACCCGACCCAGTCCGAGGCACTCGGCGAGGCGCACCTGGCCCTGGCCGGCAAGCCGCTGCACGCGCACGACTGA
- the cobU gene encoding bifunctional adenosylcobinamide kinase/adenosylcobinamide-phosphate guanylyltransferase, with translation MTRTLILGGARSGKSTRAERLLLDQPDVLYLATGGHRADDPDWAQRIALHRERRPASWRTAETVDLVPVLADTTDAAPVLIDCLGLWLTTVMDRANAWHDAAWEQGAARSVERSCAELAEAVRRTSRQVVAVSNEVGLGVVPATAAGRRFRDTLGRLNMAVAEVSDRVLLVVAGQAMTIKGTAEDAAPRTA, from the coding sequence ATGACTCGCACCCTGATCCTCGGCGGCGCCCGGTCCGGCAAGTCCACCCGGGCCGAGCGGCTGCTGCTCGACCAGCCCGACGTGCTGTACCTGGCCACCGGCGGCCACCGGGCGGACGACCCCGACTGGGCGCAGCGGATCGCACTGCACCGCGAGCGGCGCCCCGCGAGCTGGCGCACCGCCGAGACCGTCGACCTGGTGCCGGTACTGGCCGACACCACCGATGCGGCACCGGTGCTGATCGACTGCCTGGGGCTGTGGCTGACCACCGTGATGGACCGGGCGAACGCCTGGCACGACGCGGCCTGGGAGCAGGGGGCCGCCCGCTCGGTGGAGCGCAGTTGCGCCGAACTTGCCGAGGCGGTGCGGCGCACCTCGCGCCAGGTGGTGGCGGTGAGCAACGAGGTGGGGCTGGGCGTGGTGCCGGCCACCGCCGCCGGGCGGCGCTTCCGCGACACCCTGGGACGGCTGAACATGGCGGTGGCCGAGGTCTCGGACCGGGTGCTGCTGGTGGTGGCCGGGCAGGCGATGACCATCAAGGGCACAGCCGAGGACGCCGCACCCCGGACAGCCTGA
- the pspAA gene encoding PspA-associated protein PspAA codes for MIMRIMGEGQFQVADEHLNRLNQLDDELLTALESGDEAAFRSSLGSLLSAIREVGSPLPDDSLEPSELILPDEGASLDQVRELLRSEGDGLIPGLPE; via the coding sequence ATGATCATGAGGATCATGGGTGAGGGCCAGTTCCAGGTGGCGGACGAGCACCTGAACCGGCTGAACCAGCTCGATGACGAGCTGCTCACTGCTCTGGAATCGGGGGACGAGGCGGCTTTCCGATCGAGTCTGGGCAGCCTGCTCAGCGCGATCCGTGAGGTCGGGTCCCCCCTGCCGGACGACTCGCTGGAGCCGTCCGAGCTGATCCTGCCGGACGAGGGCGCGTCGCTCGACCAGGTCCGCGAACTGCTGCGGTCCGAGGGCGATGGACTGATTCCGGGTCTGCCGGAGTAA
- a CDS encoding class I SAM-dependent methyltransferase has protein sequence MVARQLAEQLTGHFGERAQLSPLRVLDVGCGQGTQALRLARAGHLVTGLDADPVTLGAAQAMLAAEPPEVRERVRLLSGDGHHCGRWFGPGSFDVVLCHGVLMYLPDPDPLIASLARMIAPGGLLSLLARNRDALAMRAGLTGDWRAALQAFDSDHYTNRLGLTARADRLCDLATTLREVAVPLRHWYGVRVFTDAMPDHAAPVDGRQLGQLLEAEDRAGRDDPYRQVAALLHLVGTK, from the coding sequence ATGGTGGCCCGCCAGCTGGCCGAGCAGCTCACCGGGCACTTCGGCGAGCGCGCCCAGCTGTCCCCGCTGCGGGTGCTGGACGTCGGCTGCGGCCAGGGCACCCAGGCACTACGGCTGGCGCGGGCCGGCCATCTGGTCACCGGTCTGGACGCCGACCCGGTCACGCTGGGTGCCGCCCAGGCGATGCTCGCCGCCGAGCCGCCGGAGGTCCGCGAGCGGGTGCGGCTGCTGAGCGGCGACGGCCACCACTGCGGCCGCTGGTTCGGCCCCGGCAGCTTCGACGTGGTGCTCTGCCACGGCGTGCTGATGTACCTGCCCGACCCGGACCCGCTGATCGCCTCGCTGGCCCGGATGATCGCCCCCGGCGGCCTGCTCTCGCTGCTGGCCCGCAACCGGGACGCACTGGCCATGCGGGCCGGGCTGACCGGCGACTGGCGGGCCGCGCTGCAGGCCTTCGACTCCGATCACTACACCAACCGGCTGGGCCTGACCGCCCGGGCCGACCGGCTCTGCGACCTGGCCACCACGCTGCGCGAGGTCGCGGTGCCGCTGCGGCACTGGTACGGCGTACGGGTCTTCACCGACGCCATGCCCGACCACGCCGCGCCGGTCGACGGGCGCCAGCTCGGCCAGCTGCTGGAGGCCGAGGACCGGGCCGGGCGCGACGACCCGTACCGCCAGGTCGCCGCGCTGCTGCACCTGGTCGGCACGAAGTAG
- a CDS encoding adenosylcobinamide-GDP ribazoletransferase: MTTEDRQLRLPGLRFAFGTLSVLRVRVTRWDRVAGGRAMLAAPLVGLVLGALAGGLGALVCWRGGALLGAVAAVAALAALTRGLHLDGLADVADALGSGKPAEDALRIMKQSDIGPFGVLSLVLLMLGQIACLTSQFAHSAERGAVAVLTAAMAGRCALAWGCLRPVPAARPGGLGAMVAATVAVPAALAGTLLSALGLALVGGHPRYALALTLAQLAAGALLHRCLRRFGGVTGDVLGALVETAALAALLVLALGP, encoded by the coding sequence CTGACTACCGAAGACCGCCAACTGCGCCTGCCCGGGCTGCGGTTCGCCTTCGGGACGCTCTCCGTGCTGCGGGTGCGGGTGACACGTTGGGACCGGGTGGCGGGCGGGCGGGCGATGCTCGCCGCGCCACTGGTCGGGCTGGTGCTGGGCGCGCTGGCCGGCGGGCTGGGCGCACTGGTCTGCTGGCGCGGTGGGGCGTTGCTCGGCGCGGTGGCCGCCGTCGCCGCGCTGGCCGCGCTGACCCGCGGGCTGCACCTGGACGGGCTGGCGGACGTGGCCGACGCACTGGGCAGCGGCAAGCCCGCCGAGGACGCACTGCGGATCATGAAGCAGTCCGACATCGGCCCCTTCGGCGTACTCAGCCTGGTTCTGCTGATGCTCGGTCAAATTGCCTGCCTGACCAGCCAGTTCGCACATTCGGCGGAGCGCGGAGCAGTCGCAGTACTGACCGCCGCGATGGCCGGGCGGTGTGCGCTCGCCTGGGGCTGCCTACGCCCGGTCCCCGCCGCCCGACCCGGCGGACTGGGCGCGATGGTGGCCGCCACCGTAGCGGTGCCGGCGGCACTGGCAGGCACACTGCTCAGCGCGCTGGGCCTGGCGCTGGTCGGCGGCCACCCGCGCTACGCACTCGCCCTGACGCTGGCTCAACTCGCCGCCGGCGCCCTGCTCCACCGTTGCCTGCGCCGGTTCGGCGGGGTCACCGGGGACGTGCTCGGCGCGCTCGTGGAGACGGCGGCACTGGCCGCGCTGCTGGTGCTGGCGCTCGGACCGTGA
- a CDS encoding nicotinate-nucleotide--dimethylbenzimidazole phosphoribosyltransferase codes for MDTTVDLDSFTSLVERPDDAARRAAEDRWLELDKPRGGLGQLEELGSWLASVQGGNRVRALSAPKVLLFAADHGIAALGLSKLPADGGTVRRVHAALDGSAPVAKLARRFGAGLRVIDLAVDADNEEFGFEVSRYRVRRGSGRIDVEDALTAEEATQAFRIGMAIADEEADLGTDLVLLGDLGVGSTAVAAVLIGALCGTDAAAVCGRGSGIDDKTWMVKCAAIRDSLRRARPVLGDQLALLAATGGADFAAITGFLLQAAVRRLPVVLDGVVSAACALIAQRISFRAPEWWRAALLTGEPALAKAYDRLTLTPLHDQQITMGEGLGALLALPLLQAASDALAEEPFVPAPAAPREPAKLPTAAELLGRL; via the coding sequence ATGGACACCACTGTGGATCTCGATTCCTTCACCTCGCTCGTGGAGCGCCCCGACGACGCCGCCCGCCGCGCGGCCGAGGATCGCTGGCTCGAGCTGGACAAGCCGCGCGGCGGCCTGGGCCAGTTGGAGGAGCTGGGCAGCTGGCTCGCCTCGGTCCAGGGCGGCAACCGGGTGCGCGCGCTCAGTGCGCCCAAGGTGCTGCTCTTCGCCGCCGACCACGGCATCGCCGCACTCGGGCTCTCCAAGCTGCCCGCCGACGGCGGCACGGTGCGCCGGGTGCACGCGGCGCTGGACGGCAGTGCACCGGTCGCCAAGCTGGCCCGCCGGTTCGGCGCCGGGCTGCGGGTGATCGACCTGGCGGTGGACGCGGACAACGAGGAGTTCGGCTTCGAGGTGAGCCGGTACCGGGTGCGGCGAGGCTCGGGACGGATCGACGTCGAGGACGCGCTGACCGCCGAGGAGGCCACCCAGGCGTTCCGGATCGGCATGGCGATCGCCGACGAGGAGGCCGACCTCGGCACCGACCTGGTGCTGCTCGGCGACCTCGGGGTCGGCTCGACCGCGGTGGCCGCCGTGCTGATCGGCGCGCTCTGCGGCACCGACGCCGCCGCGGTCTGCGGCCGTGGCTCCGGCATCGACGACAAGACCTGGATGGTCAAGTGCGCCGCGATCCGCGACTCGCTGCGGCGCGCCCGCCCGGTGCTCGGTGACCAGCTGGCGCTGCTCGCGGCCACCGGCGGCGCCGACTTCGCGGCGATCACCGGCTTCCTCCTGCAGGCCGCCGTGCGCCGGCTGCCTGTCGTGCTGGACGGTGTGGTCTCGGCGGCCTGCGCGCTGATCGCCCAGCGGATCTCCTTCCGCGCCCCGGAGTGGTGGCGGGCCGCACTGCTGACCGGCGAGCCGGCGCTGGCCAAGGCCTACGACCGGCTCACCCTGACCCCGCTGCACGACCAGCAGATCACCATGGGCGAGGGCCTCGGCGCGCTGCTGGCCCTGCCGCTGCTGCAGGCCGCCTCCGACGCGCTCGCCGAGGAGCCCTTCGTTCCCGCGCCGGCCGCTCCCCGGGAGCCCGCCAAGCTGCCCACCGCCGCCGAGCTACTGGGTCGGCTCTGA
- a CDS encoding PspA/IM30 family protein, with protein MKRMGLIFKSKANKALDRAEDPRETLDYSYQKQLELLQKVRRGVADVATSRKRLELQLTQLQQQSAKYEDQGRKALSLGREDLAREALTRKSAMQSQINDLEVQYQQLQAEEEKLTLASQRLQAKVDAFRTKKETIKATYTAAQAQTRIAESFSGISEEMGDVGLAIQRAEDKTAQMQARAGAIDELLASGALDDASGLGRKDDIEAELERVAGGSDVELELARMKAELGGGPAAGPAAIEQGNGGGAQQHGGQAQQDTPPPSINYHK; from the coding sequence ATGAAGCGTATGGGGCTGATCTTCAAGTCCAAGGCCAACAAGGCCTTGGACCGTGCAGAAGATCCGCGCGAGACGCTCGACTACTCGTACCAGAAGCAGCTTGAACTGCTGCAGAAGGTGCGCAGGGGCGTGGCGGATGTCGCCACCTCGCGCAAGCGCCTGGAGCTGCAGCTGACTCAGCTCCAGCAGCAGTCCGCCAAGTACGAGGACCAGGGCCGCAAGGCGCTCTCCCTCGGCCGCGAGGACCTCGCCCGCGAGGCGCTGACCCGCAAGTCCGCGATGCAGTCGCAGATCAACGATCTGGAGGTGCAGTACCAGCAGCTCCAGGCCGAGGAGGAGAAGCTCACGCTCGCCTCCCAGCGGCTGCAGGCCAAGGTGGACGCCTTCCGCACCAAGAAGGAGACCATCAAGGCCACGTACACCGCCGCCCAGGCGCAGACCCGGATCGCGGAGTCCTTCTCCGGGATCTCGGAGGAGATGGGCGACGTGGGCCTGGCCATCCAGCGGGCCGAGGACAAGACCGCGCAGATGCAGGCCCGTGCCGGTGCGATCGACGAGCTGCTCGCCTCGGGCGCGCTGGACGACGCGAGCGGTCTGGGTCGCAAGGACGACATCGAGGCCGAGCTGGAGCGGGTGGCCGGCGGCAGCGACGTCGAGCTGGAGCTGGCCCGGATGAAGGCCGAGCTCGGCGGCGGACCCGCTGCGGGCCCGGCCGCGATCGAGCAGGGCAACGGTGGCGGCGCGCAGCAGCACGGCGGCCAGGCGCAGCAGGACACCCCGCCGCCGAGCATCAACTACCACAAGTAA
- the nadA gene encoding quinolinate synthase NadA, with protein sequence MTTTVDTTFAEPTATPLALLLLGRQADPNSERGVECPGDLPPASDPDLVERARAAKAKLGDRVFILGHHYQRDEVIEFADVTGDSFKLARDAAARPEAEYIVFCGVHFMAESADILTGDAQQVILPDLAAGCSMADMATAEQVAECWDVLTEAGIADVTVPVSYMNSSADIKAFTGKHGGTICTSSNAKRALEWAYEQGQKVLFLPDQHLGRNTAVRDLGFSLDDCVLYNPHKPNGGLTVEQLRDAKMILWRGHCSVHGRFTVESVDEVRERIPGVTVMVHPECRHEVVAAADEVGSTEYIIKALEAAEPGSKWAIGTELNLVRRLAKAHPDKEIVFLDRSVCFCSTMNRIDLPHLVWALESLVEGRVPNVITVDLETEKYAKAALDRMLALP encoded by the coding sequence GTGACCACCACCGTTGACACCACGTTCGCCGAGCCGACCGCCACGCCGCTCGCCCTGCTGCTGCTCGGCCGCCAGGCCGACCCGAACAGCGAGCGCGGCGTGGAGTGTCCCGGCGACCTGCCGCCCGCCTCCGACCCGGACCTGGTGGAGCGCGCCCGCGCCGCCAAGGCCAAGCTCGGCGACCGGGTGTTCATCCTGGGGCACCACTACCAGCGCGACGAGGTCATCGAGTTCGCCGATGTCACCGGCGACTCCTTCAAGCTCGCCCGGGACGCCGCCGCCCGCCCGGAGGCCGAGTACATCGTCTTCTGCGGCGTGCACTTCATGGCCGAGTCCGCCGACATCCTCACCGGCGACGCCCAGCAGGTCATCCTGCCCGACCTCGCGGCCGGCTGCTCGATGGCCGACATGGCCACCGCCGAGCAGGTCGCCGAGTGCTGGGACGTCCTCACCGAGGCCGGCATAGCCGACGTCACCGTCCCGGTCTCGTACATGAACTCCTCCGCCGACATCAAGGCCTTCACCGGCAAGCACGGCGGCACCATCTGCACCTCCTCCAACGCCAAGCGCGCGCTGGAGTGGGCCTACGAGCAGGGGCAGAAGGTGCTCTTCCTGCCCGACCAGCACCTGGGCCGCAACACCGCGGTGCGCGACCTGGGCTTCTCGCTGGACGACTGCGTGCTCTACAACCCGCACAAGCCGAACGGCGGGCTGACCGTCGAGCAGCTGCGCGACGCGAAGATGATCCTGTGGCGCGGCCACTGCTCGGTGCACGGCCGGTTCACCGTGGAGTCGGTGGACGAGGTCCGCGAGCGGATCCCGGGCGTCACCGTGATGGTGCACCCCGAGTGCCGCCACGAGGTGGTCGCGGCCGCCGACGAGGTGGGCTCGACCGAGTACATCATCAAGGCGCTGGAGGCCGCCGAGCCCGGCTCCAAGTGGGCGATCGGCACCGAACTCAACCTGGTGCGCAGACTGGCGAAGGCGCACCCGGACAAGGAGATCGTCTTCCTGGACCGCTCGGTCTGCTTCTGCTCCACGATGAACCGGATCGACCTGCCGCACCTGGTCTGGGCGCTGGAGTCGCTGGTCGAGGGCCGGGTGCCGAACGTGATCACGGTCGACCTGGAGACCGAGAAGTACGCCAAGGCCGCGCTGGACCGGATGCTGGCGCTGCCGTAA